One window of the Cryptomeria japonica chromosome 7, Sugi_1.0, whole genome shotgun sequence genome contains the following:
- the LOC131066379 gene encoding abscisic acid receptor PYL4, translating to MCQPHQLWRFPDFSKIRGQSDSNSGRSEHWSLLGRLAKELDVEEDGEEYMFVREVMDRYHSHTVAENQCCSMVVQRIAAPVADVWSVVRRFDKPQAYKHFIRSCSILRGDGTVQGSMREVRVVSGLPAERSTERLEILDEDLHILSFQVVGGDHRLKNYRSVTTLHDCKVEGRSGGTLVIESYVVDVPEGNSRDDTCMFADTIVRCNLQSLAHISEHLSRRRPGVRPLVD from the coding sequence ATGTGTCAGCCGCACCAGCTGTGGCGTTTCCCGGACTTTTCCAAAATTAGAGGGCAGAGCGATTCGAACTCGGGAAGATCGGAACATTGGAGTCTTTTGGGGCGCCTGGCGAAAGAGCTGGATGTGGAGGAGGATGGGGAGGAATATATGTTCGTGAGAGAGGTGATGGACCGTTACCACTCGCATACTGTGGCGGAAAACCAGTGCTGTTCCATGGTGGTTCAGCGGATCGCAGCGCCTGTAGCGGATGTTTGGTCGGTGGTCCGCCGCTTTGACAAGCCGCAGGCTTACAAGCATTTCATACGCAGTTGTTCTATTCTGCGTGGCGATGGCACTGTGCAGGGCAGTATGAGGGAGGTGCGAGTAGTTTCAGGCCTGCCGGCAGAGCGGAGTACAGAGCGCCTGGAGATTCTTGATGAGGACCTCCATATTCTGAGCTTTCAGGTCGTTGGAGGTGACCACAGGCTAAAAAATTACAGGTCGGTGACCACTCTGCACGACTGTAAAGTCGAGGGCCGTTCTGGCGGAACCTTGGTGATCGAGTCCTATGTCGTCGATGTGCCCGAGGGAAATAGTCGAGATGATACTTGCATGTTTGCCGATACAATTGTTCGCTGCAATTTACAGTCGCTTGCTCATATTTCTGAGCACTTGTCCAGACGTCGCCCCGGGGTTCGACCTCTGGTCGATTGA